One stretch of Buteo buteo chromosome Z, bButBut1.hap1.1, whole genome shotgun sequence DNA includes these proteins:
- the NIPSNAP3A gene encoding protein NipSnap homolog 3A isoform X3 translates to MFQVIEAVAKVLASLATGPRQNNSIFYEIRTYDIKPSKMKDFVEMVNKYFHLRTAHSELVGFWSAELGAMNKVVHIWKYDNFAHRTAVRHALANDKDWQGKFISPALPLIEKQHNEVAYLVPWCQLGKPPKEGGVYEWVTFQMKPGGPALWGEAFQAAINAHINTGYTKLIGVFHTEYGLLNTVHVLWWNESPDHRAAGRHSAHEDARVVAAVRDSVRFLESQKNVLLIPLQCSPLK, encoded by the exons ATGTTCCAGGTTATTGAGGCAGTTGCAAAA GTGCTTGCATCCCTTGCTACAGGGCCCAGACAAAATAATAGCATTTTCTACGAAATTCGCACATATGATATTAAGCCATCGAAGATGAAGGACTTTGTGGAAATGGTCAACAAGTACTTTCACCTTCGCACAGCTCACTCAGAGCTGGTGGGATTCTGGTCTGCGGAGCTGGGAGCAATGAATAAGGTGGTCCACATTTGGAAGTACG ATAATTTTGCCCATAGGACAGCAGTCCGGCATGCACTAGCCAATGACAAAGACTGGCAAGGAAAATTCAtctccccagctctccccttgATAGAAAAGCAGCACAATGAGGTTGCTTATCTGGTACCCTGGTGTCAACTTGGGAAGCCTCCAAAAGAAGGGG gAGTATATGAATGGGTTACTTTCCAGATGAAGCCTGGTGGGCCAGCATTGTGGGGTGAAGCATTTCAAGCTGCAATTAATGCTCATATCAACACAGGCTACACCAAGCTGATTGGTGTTTTCCACACAGAGTATGGCTTGCTTAACACAG TCCATGTGCTCTGGTGGAACGAGAGCCCAGATCACCGGGCAGCAGGAAGGCACAGTGCCCATGAAGATGCCAGAGTGGTAGCAGCTG tgcGGGACAGTGTCAGGTTCCTGGAATCCCAGAAAAATGTGCTGCTGATTCCTCTGCAGTGCTCACCGCTCAAGTAA
- the NIPSNAP3A gene encoding protein NipSnap homolog 3A isoform X4 has translation MNRRTVLDQPLGSSQRRARMQTLAVLCWKELVFSQALVLASLATGPRQNNSIFYEIRTYDIKPSKMKDFVEMVNKYFHLRTAHSELVGFWSAELGAMNKVVHIWKYDNFAHRTAVRHALANDKDWQGKFISPALPLIEKQHNEVAYLVPWCQLGKPPKEGGVYEWVTFQMKPGGPALWGEAFQAAINAHINTGYTKLIGVFHTEYGLLNTVHVLWWNESPDHRAAGRHSAHEDARVVAAVRDSVRFLESQKNVLLIPLQCSPLK, from the exons ATGAATAGAAGAACTGTTCTTGACCAGCCTTTGGGAAGCAGCCAGCGAAGGGCAAGGATGCAGACTTTAGCAGTCTTGTGCTGGAAGGAGTTAGTCTTTTCCCAAGCCTtg GTGCTTGCATCCCTTGCTACAGGGCCCAGACAAAATAATAGCATTTTCTACGAAATTCGCACATATGATATTAAGCCATCGAAGATGAAGGACTTTGTGGAAATGGTCAACAAGTACTTTCACCTTCGCACAGCTCACTCAGAGCTGGTGGGATTCTGGTCTGCGGAGCTGGGAGCAATGAATAAGGTGGTCCACATTTGGAAGTACG ATAATTTTGCCCATAGGACAGCAGTCCGGCATGCACTAGCCAATGACAAAGACTGGCAAGGAAAATTCAtctccccagctctccccttgATAGAAAAGCAGCACAATGAGGTTGCTTATCTGGTACCCTGGTGTCAACTTGGGAAGCCTCCAAAAGAAGGGG gAGTATATGAATGGGTTACTTTCCAGATGAAGCCTGGTGGGCCAGCATTGTGGGGTGAAGCATTTCAAGCTGCAATTAATGCTCATATCAACACAGGCTACACCAAGCTGATTGGTGTTTTCCACACAGAGTATGGCTTGCTTAACACAG TCCATGTGCTCTGGTGGAACGAGAGCCCAGATCACCGGGCAGCAGGAAGGCACAGTGCCCATGAAGATGCCAGAGTGGTAGCAGCTG tgcGGGACAGTGTCAGGTTCCTGGAATCCCAGAAAAATGTGCTGCTGATTCCTCTGCAGTGCTCACCGCTCAAGTAA
- the NIPSNAP3A gene encoding protein NipSnap homolog 3A isoform X2: MLPPEALRRPLATARLALALARARARPQVLASLATGPRQNNSIFYEIRTYDIKPSKMKDFVEMVNKYFHLRTAHSELVGFWSAELGAMNKVVHIWKYDNFAHRTAVRHALANDKDWQGKFISPALPLIEKQHNEVAYLVPWCQLGKPPKEGGVYEWVTFQMKPGGPALWGEAFQAAINAHINTGYTKLIGVFHTEYGLLNTGLSQVLLSEKTLRFDVKDPTLLKAQQKIIPPLTCLENCFC; the protein is encoded by the exons ATGCTGCCCCCGGAGGCCCTCCGCCGGCCCCTCGCCACCGCccgcctggccctggccctggcccgggcccgggcccgcccTCAG GTGCTTGCATCCCTTGCTACAGGGCCCAGACAAAATAATAGCATTTTCTACGAAATTCGCACATATGATATTAAGCCATCGAAGATGAAGGACTTTGTGGAAATGGTCAACAAGTACTTTCACCTTCGCACAGCTCACTCAGAGCTGGTGGGATTCTGGTCTGCGGAGCTGGGAGCAATGAATAAGGTGGTCCACATTTGGAAGTACG ATAATTTTGCCCATAGGACAGCAGTCCGGCATGCACTAGCCAATGACAAAGACTGGCAAGGAAAATTCAtctccccagctctccccttgATAGAAAAGCAGCACAATGAGGTTGCTTATCTGGTACCCTGGTGTCAACTTGGGAAGCCTCCAAAAGAAGGGG gAGTATATGAATGGGTTACTTTCCAGATGAAGCCTGGTGGGCCAGCATTGTGGGGTGAAGCATTTCAAGCTGCAATTAATGCTCATATCAACACAGGCTACACCAAGCTGATTGGTGTTTTCCACACAGAGTATGGCTTGCTTAACACAG GCTTAAGCCAGGTGCTGCTATCTGAAAAGACTCTCAGATTTGATGTTAAAGACCCAACCCTTTTAAAGGCTCAGCAAAAGATCATCCCACCACTTACTTGCCTGGAGAATTGTTTCTGCTAA
- the NIPSNAP3A gene encoding protein NipSnap homolog 3A isoform X1, producing MLPPEALRRPLATARLALALARARARPQVLASLATGPRQNNSIFYEIRTYDIKPSKMKDFVEMVNKYFHLRTAHSELVGFWSAELGAMNKVVHIWKYDNFAHRTAVRHALANDKDWQGKFISPALPLIEKQHNEVAYLVPWCQLGKPPKEGGVYEWVTFQMKPGGPALWGEAFQAAINAHINTGYTKLIGVFHTEYGLLNTVHVLWWNESPDHRAAGRHSAHEDARVVAAVRDSVRFLESQKNVLLIPLQCSPLK from the exons ATGCTGCCCCCGGAGGCCCTCCGCCGGCCCCTCGCCACCGCccgcctggccctggccctggcccgggcccgggcccgcccTCAG GTGCTTGCATCCCTTGCTACAGGGCCCAGACAAAATAATAGCATTTTCTACGAAATTCGCACATATGATATTAAGCCATCGAAGATGAAGGACTTTGTGGAAATGGTCAACAAGTACTTTCACCTTCGCACAGCTCACTCAGAGCTGGTGGGATTCTGGTCTGCGGAGCTGGGAGCAATGAATAAGGTGGTCCACATTTGGAAGTACG ATAATTTTGCCCATAGGACAGCAGTCCGGCATGCACTAGCCAATGACAAAGACTGGCAAGGAAAATTCAtctccccagctctccccttgATAGAAAAGCAGCACAATGAGGTTGCTTATCTGGTACCCTGGTGTCAACTTGGGAAGCCTCCAAAAGAAGGGG gAGTATATGAATGGGTTACTTTCCAGATGAAGCCTGGTGGGCCAGCATTGTGGGGTGAAGCATTTCAAGCTGCAATTAATGCTCATATCAACACAGGCTACACCAAGCTGATTGGTGTTTTCCACACAGAGTATGGCTTGCTTAACACAG TCCATGTGCTCTGGTGGAACGAGAGCCCAGATCACCGGGCAGCAGGAAGGCACAGTGCCCATGAAGATGCCAGAGTGGTAGCAGCTG tgcGGGACAGTGTCAGGTTCCTGGAATCCCAGAAAAATGTGCTGCTGATTCCTCTGCAGTGCTCACCGCTCAAGTAA